Proteins from one Algicella marina genomic window:
- the thiC gene encoding phosphomethylpyrimidine synthase ThiC, with protein MNFPNPKITTGELPASRKIYVQGSIYPEIRVPMREIRTHPSAGELPLPVYDSSGPYTDPDVENDISKGLAPLRRDWIEARGDVESYEGRSVRPEDNGFVKGERLVPEFPLRPRPMRARGDRAVTQLAYARAGIITPEMEFVAIRENQLHEAADTSRDGNDWGASVPDRVTPEFVRSEVAAGRAIIPANINHPESEPMIIGRNFLVKINANMGTSAVTSSMEEEVDKLVWATRWGADTVMDLSTGRNIHNTREWIIRNSPVPIGTVPIYQALEKVGGVAEDLTWEVFRDTLIEQAEQGVDYFTIHAGVRLHMVPMTVNRVTGIVSRGGSIMAKWCLHHHKESFLYTHFAEICDICRAYDVSFSLGDGLRPGSIADANDQAQFAELETLGELTKIAWAKDCQVMIEGPGHVAMHKIKENMDKQLECCHEAPFYTLGPLTTDIAPGYDHITSGIGAAMIGWYGCAMLCYVTPKEHLGLPDRDDVKTGVITYKIAAHAADLAKGLPGAQRRDDALSRARFEFRWEDQFNLSLDPETARDFHDQTLPKEAHKVAHFCSMCGPKFCSMRISHDIRAEAQKEGMEAMAARFREAGEIYLPAEDASADRTE; from the coding sequence ATGAACTTTCCCAATCCGAAGATAACCACGGGCGAATTGCCCGCTTCCCGCAAGATTTACGTGCAGGGGAGCATTTATCCTGAAATCCGCGTTCCGATGCGCGAGATCAGGACACACCCTTCCGCCGGAGAACTTCCCCTGCCCGTCTATGACAGTTCCGGCCCCTATACGGACCCGGATGTCGAAAACGACATCTCCAAAGGTCTCGCACCATTGCGTCGCGACTGGATCGAAGCGCGAGGCGATGTCGAAAGCTACGAAGGCCGATCCGTCCGGCCTGAGGACAACGGCTTTGTGAAAGGTGAGCGCCTTGTACCGGAATTTCCGCTTCGGCCGCGTCCGATGAGGGCGCGCGGCGACAGGGCCGTGACCCAACTGGCGTATGCCCGTGCCGGCATCATAACGCCGGAAATGGAGTTCGTAGCGATTCGCGAGAACCAGTTGCATGAGGCGGCCGACACCTCGCGCGACGGCAACGACTGGGGCGCAAGCGTTCCCGACCGCGTAACGCCGGAGTTCGTCCGGAGTGAGGTGGCTGCAGGCCGTGCGATCATTCCGGCCAATATCAACCATCCGGAAAGCGAACCGATGATCATCGGTCGCAATTTTCTGGTGAAGATCAATGCCAATATGGGCACCTCTGCCGTCACATCATCGATGGAAGAGGAGGTGGACAAGCTGGTCTGGGCCACACGTTGGGGGGCGGATACAGTGATGGACCTGTCCACAGGACGAAACATCCACAACACCCGCGAATGGATCATCCGCAACAGTCCAGTGCCCATCGGCACAGTGCCGATCTACCAGGCCTTGGAGAAGGTGGGAGGCGTGGCAGAGGATCTGACGTGGGAGGTGTTCCGCGACACGCTGATCGAACAGGCAGAACAGGGCGTGGATTACTTTACCATCCACGCCGGCGTCCGCCTCCACATGGTGCCAATGACAGTCAATCGTGTCACCGGTATCGTCAGCCGCGGCGGCTCGATCATGGCGAAGTGGTGCCTGCACCATCACAAGGAAAGTTTCCTCTACACACATTTCGCGGAAATCTGCGACATCTGTCGTGCCTATGACGTGAGCTTCTCTTTGGGTGACGGACTGCGCCCCGGATCCATTGCCGATGCCAACGACCAAGCCCAGTTCGCGGAACTCGAAACACTTGGCGAACTCACAAAGATTGCCTGGGCAAAAGATTGTCAGGTGATGATTGAGGGGCCCGGCCATGTCGCGATGCACAAGATCAAGGAGAACATGGACAAGCAATTGGAATGCTGCCACGAGGCACCGTTCTACACACTAGGTCCCCTAACCACCGACATCGCACCCGGTTATGACCATATCACCTCCGGCATCGGTGCGGCCATGATCGGCTGGTACGGTTGTGCAATGCTCTGCTACGTCACCCCGAAGGAACACCTCGGTCTGCCAGACAGGGACGATGTGAAGACCGGCGTGATAACCTACAAGATCGCCGCCCATGCGGCGGACCTGGCCAAAGGCCTTCCAGGGGCGCAGCGTCGGGACGATGCCCTCAGTCGAGCCCGGTTTGAGTTCAGGTGGGAAGATCAGTTCAATCTCTCGCTCGATCCCGAAACCGCCCGTGATTTTCATGATCAGACACTGCCGAAAGAGGCTCACAAGGTGGCCCATTTCTGCTCAATGTGCGGACCCAAGTTCTGTTCAATGCGCATCTCGCATGACATCCGCGCCGAGGCTCAGAAAGAAGGGATGGAAGCAATGGCGGCGCGATTCCGGGAGGCAGGCGAAATCTACCTTCCAGCGGAAGACGCCTCCGCTGACCGCACGGAATGA